One segment of Salvelinus alpinus chromosome 1, SLU_Salpinus.1, whole genome shotgun sequence DNA contains the following:
- the LOC139579294 gene encoding alpha-2,8-sialyltransferase 8F-like isoform X5 produces MNSGPVPSGTCKGCRDTVTEKVVERYSHSWKKQEDKFRNFRSLLSNRCHGLTKAMVTQANTPLGSKVVYDGEKRKPLQVTPELFSTFAKENPFVNTTWDTCSVVGNGGILANSSCGERIDSAQFVIRCNLPPLENGYERDVGNKTDLVTANPSILMEKYGGLQERRRPFVESLRSYGDSLMLLPAFSYGPNTPVSLRALYTIQDFDSPLRPVFLNPEYLQSLAHFWQGQGLRTVRLSTGLIVASLALELCANVHLYGFWPFNEHPHRHQPLTNHYYDNRQSKKTVHAMPAEFDHLLRLHSQGVLRIHLGECAPAAR; encoded by the exons ATGAACTCTGGGCCAGTCCCCTCCGGAACATGCAAGGGCTGCAG ggATACAGTTACTGAAAAAGTGGTGGAGCGCTACTCTCACAGCTGGAAGAAGCAGGAGGACAAGTTCAGAAATTTCAG GTCTCTTCTGAGTAACAGATGTCATGGACTCACCAAGGCTATGGTGACACAGGCCAACACTCCTCTGGGATCAAAGGTTGTGTacgatggagagaagaggaagccTCTTCAGGTGACCCCTGAACTGTTCAGCACCTTTGCTAAG GAGAATCCTTTTGTGAATACGACATGGGATACGTGTTCTGTTGTTGGGAATGGGGGAATCCTAGCTAATAGCAGCTGCGGAGAGAGAATCGACTCCGCCCAGTTTGTTATCAG GTGTAACCTCCCTCCTCTGGAGAACGGCTATGAGAGAGACGTGGGCAACAAGACAGACCTGGTGACAGCTAATCCCAGCATCCTCATGGAGAA ATATGGGGGCCTGCAGGAGCGTCGTCGGCCCTTCGTGGAGAGCCTGCGTAGCTATGGCGACTCCCTGATGCTCTTGCCAGCCTTCTCGTACGGCCCCAACACGCCCGTGTCTCTGCGGGCCCTCTACACCATCCAGGACTTTGACAGCCCCTTGCGGCCCGTCTTCCTCAACCCAGAGTACCTACAGAGTCTGGCGCACTTCTGGCAGGGCCAGGGCCTGCGGACGGTACGCCTCAGCACAGGACTCATCGTGGCTAGCCTGGCGCTGGAGCTGTGCGCCAACGTGCATCTCTACGGGTTCTGGCCCTTTAATGAACACCCCCACCGACACCAGCCCCTCACCAACCATTACTACGACAACAGGCAGAGTAAGAAGACGGTGCACGCTATGCCCGCTGAGTTTGACCACCTGCTAAGACTCCACAGCCAGGGCGTGCTCAGGATACACCTGGGAGAGTGTGCGCCCGCGGCCAGGTAG
- the LOC139579294 gene encoding alpha-2,8-sialyltransferase 8F-like isoform X2 → MCDCFTLVGVSSCSTGTSNVQPGRPPHKDPIMNSGPVPSGTCKGCRDTVTEKVVERYSHSWKKQEDKFRNFRSLLSNRCHGLTKAMVTQANTPLGSKVVYDGEKRKPLQVTPELFSTFAKENPFVNTTWDTCSVVGNGGILANSSCGERIDSAQFVIRCNLPPLENGYERDVGNKTDLVTANPSILMEKYGGLQERRRPFVESLRSYGDSLMLLPAFSYGPNTPVSLRALYTIQDFDSPLRPVFLNPEYLQSLAHFWQGQGLRTVRLSTGLIVASLALELCANVHLYGFWPFNEHPHRHQPLTNHYYDNRQSKKTVHAMPAEFDHLLRLHSQGVLRIHLGECAPAAR, encoded by the exons CAATGTCCAACCTGGCAGACCCCCCCACAAAGATCCTATTATGAACTCTGGGCCAGTCCCCTCCGGAACATGCAAGGGCTGCAG ggATACAGTTACTGAAAAAGTGGTGGAGCGCTACTCTCACAGCTGGAAGAAGCAGGAGGACAAGTTCAGAAATTTCAG GTCTCTTCTGAGTAACAGATGTCATGGACTCACCAAGGCTATGGTGACACAGGCCAACACTCCTCTGGGATCAAAGGTTGTGTacgatggagagaagaggaagccTCTTCAGGTGACCCCTGAACTGTTCAGCACCTTTGCTAAG GAGAATCCTTTTGTGAATACGACATGGGATACGTGTTCTGTTGTTGGGAATGGGGGAATCCTAGCTAATAGCAGCTGCGGAGAGAGAATCGACTCCGCCCAGTTTGTTATCAG GTGTAACCTCCCTCCTCTGGAGAACGGCTATGAGAGAGACGTGGGCAACAAGACAGACCTGGTGACAGCTAATCCCAGCATCCTCATGGAGAA ATATGGGGGCCTGCAGGAGCGTCGTCGGCCCTTCGTGGAGAGCCTGCGTAGCTATGGCGACTCCCTGATGCTCTTGCCAGCCTTCTCGTACGGCCCCAACACGCCCGTGTCTCTGCGGGCCCTCTACACCATCCAGGACTTTGACAGCCCCTTGCGGCCCGTCTTCCTCAACCCAGAGTACCTACAGAGTCTGGCGCACTTCTGGCAGGGCCAGGGCCTGCGGACGGTACGCCTCAGCACAGGACTCATCGTGGCTAGCCTGGCGCTGGAGCTGTGCGCCAACGTGCATCTCTACGGGTTCTGGCCCTTTAATGAACACCCCCACCGACACCAGCCCCTCACCAACCATTACTACGACAACAGGCAGAGTAAGAAGACGGTGCACGCTATGCCCGCTGAGTTTGACCACCTGCTAAGACTCCACAGCCAGGGCGTGCTCAGGATACACCTGGGAGAGTGTGCGCCCGCGGCCAGGTAG
- the LOC139579294 gene encoding alpha-2,8-sialyltransferase 8F-like isoform X3, whose protein sequence is MSNVQPGRPPHKDPIMNSGPVPSGTCKGCRDTVTEKVVERYSHSWKKQEDKFRNFRSLLSNRCHGLTKAMVTQANTPLGSKVVYDGEKRKPLQVTPELFSTFAKENPFVNTTWDTCSVVGNGGILANSSCGERIDSAQFVIRCNLPPLENGYERDVGNKTDLVTANPSILMEKYGGLQERRRPFVESLRSYGDSLMLLPAFSYGPNTPVSLRALYTIQDFDSPLRPVFLNPEYLQSLAHFWQGQGLRTVRLSTGLIVASLALELCANVHLYGFWPFNEHPHRHQPLTNHYYDNRQSKKTVHAMPAEFDHLLRLHSQGVLRIHLGECAPAAR, encoded by the exons CAATGTCCAACCTGGCAGACCCCCCCACAAAGATCCTATTATGAACTCTGGGCCAGTCCCCTCCGGAACATGCAAGGGCTGCAG ggATACAGTTACTGAAAAAGTGGTGGAGCGCTACTCTCACAGCTGGAAGAAGCAGGAGGACAAGTTCAGAAATTTCAG GTCTCTTCTGAGTAACAGATGTCATGGACTCACCAAGGCTATGGTGACACAGGCCAACACTCCTCTGGGATCAAAGGTTGTGTacgatggagagaagaggaagccTCTTCAGGTGACCCCTGAACTGTTCAGCACCTTTGCTAAG GAGAATCCTTTTGTGAATACGACATGGGATACGTGTTCTGTTGTTGGGAATGGGGGAATCCTAGCTAATAGCAGCTGCGGAGAGAGAATCGACTCCGCCCAGTTTGTTATCAG GTGTAACCTCCCTCCTCTGGAGAACGGCTATGAGAGAGACGTGGGCAACAAGACAGACCTGGTGACAGCTAATCCCAGCATCCTCATGGAGAA ATATGGGGGCCTGCAGGAGCGTCGTCGGCCCTTCGTGGAGAGCCTGCGTAGCTATGGCGACTCCCTGATGCTCTTGCCAGCCTTCTCGTACGGCCCCAACACGCCCGTGTCTCTGCGGGCCCTCTACACCATCCAGGACTTTGACAGCCCCTTGCGGCCCGTCTTCCTCAACCCAGAGTACCTACAGAGTCTGGCGCACTTCTGGCAGGGCCAGGGCCTGCGGACGGTACGCCTCAGCACAGGACTCATCGTGGCTAGCCTGGCGCTGGAGCTGTGCGCCAACGTGCATCTCTACGGGTTCTGGCCCTTTAATGAACACCCCCACCGACACCAGCCCCTCACCAACCATTACTACGACAACAGGCAGAGTAAGAAGACGGTGCACGCTATGCCCGCTGAGTTTGACCACCTGCTAAGACTCCACAGCCAGGGCGTGCTCAGGATACACCTGGGAGAGTGTGCGCCCGCGGCCAGGTAG
- the LOC139579294 gene encoding alpha-2,8-sialyltransferase 8F-like isoform X1 produces the protein MRGLFCFLLTLSILGTVLTALVWYVFRDRNVQPGRPPHKDPIMNSGPVPSGTCKGCRDTVTEKVVERYSHSWKKQEDKFRNFRSLLSNRCHGLTKAMVTQANTPLGSKVVYDGEKRKPLQVTPELFSTFAKENPFVNTTWDTCSVVGNGGILANSSCGERIDSAQFVIRCNLPPLENGYERDVGNKTDLVTANPSILMEKYGGLQERRRPFVESLRSYGDSLMLLPAFSYGPNTPVSLRALYTIQDFDSPLRPVFLNPEYLQSLAHFWQGQGLRTVRLSTGLIVASLALELCANVHLYGFWPFNEHPHRHQPLTNHYYDNRQSKKTVHAMPAEFDHLLRLHSQGVLRIHLGECAPAAR, from the exons CAATGTCCAACCTGGCAGACCCCCCCACAAAGATCCTATTATGAACTCTGGGCCAGTCCCCTCCGGAACATGCAAGGGCTGCAG ggATACAGTTACTGAAAAAGTGGTGGAGCGCTACTCTCACAGCTGGAAGAAGCAGGAGGACAAGTTCAGAAATTTCAG GTCTCTTCTGAGTAACAGATGTCATGGACTCACCAAGGCTATGGTGACACAGGCCAACACTCCTCTGGGATCAAAGGTTGTGTacgatggagagaagaggaagccTCTTCAGGTGACCCCTGAACTGTTCAGCACCTTTGCTAAG GAGAATCCTTTTGTGAATACGACATGGGATACGTGTTCTGTTGTTGGGAATGGGGGAATCCTAGCTAATAGCAGCTGCGGAGAGAGAATCGACTCCGCCCAGTTTGTTATCAG GTGTAACCTCCCTCCTCTGGAGAACGGCTATGAGAGAGACGTGGGCAACAAGACAGACCTGGTGACAGCTAATCCCAGCATCCTCATGGAGAA ATATGGGGGCCTGCAGGAGCGTCGTCGGCCCTTCGTGGAGAGCCTGCGTAGCTATGGCGACTCCCTGATGCTCTTGCCAGCCTTCTCGTACGGCCCCAACACGCCCGTGTCTCTGCGGGCCCTCTACACCATCCAGGACTTTGACAGCCCCTTGCGGCCCGTCTTCCTCAACCCAGAGTACCTACAGAGTCTGGCGCACTTCTGGCAGGGCCAGGGCCTGCGGACGGTACGCCTCAGCACAGGACTCATCGTGGCTAGCCTGGCGCTGGAGCTGTGCGCCAACGTGCATCTCTACGGGTTCTGGCCCTTTAATGAACACCCCCACCGACACCAGCCCCTCACCAACCATTACTACGACAACAGGCAGAGTAAGAAGACGGTGCACGCTATGCCCGCTGAGTTTGACCACCTGCTAAGACTCCACAGCCAGGGCGTGCTCAGGATACACCTGGGAGAGTGTGCGCCCGCGGCCAGGTAG
- the LOC139579294 gene encoding alpha-2,8-sialyltransferase 8F-like isoform X4 codes for MRGLFCFLLTLSILGTVLTALVWYVFRDRDTVTEKVVERYSHSWKKQEDKFRNFRSLLSNRCHGLTKAMVTQANTPLGSKVVYDGEKRKPLQVTPELFSTFAKENPFVNTTWDTCSVVGNGGILANSSCGERIDSAQFVIRCNLPPLENGYERDVGNKTDLVTANPSILMEKYGGLQERRRPFVESLRSYGDSLMLLPAFSYGPNTPVSLRALYTIQDFDSPLRPVFLNPEYLQSLAHFWQGQGLRTVRLSTGLIVASLALELCANVHLYGFWPFNEHPHRHQPLTNHYYDNRQSKKTVHAMPAEFDHLLRLHSQGVLRIHLGECAPAAR; via the exons ggATACAGTTACTGAAAAAGTGGTGGAGCGCTACTCTCACAGCTGGAAGAAGCAGGAGGACAAGTTCAGAAATTTCAG GTCTCTTCTGAGTAACAGATGTCATGGACTCACCAAGGCTATGGTGACACAGGCCAACACTCCTCTGGGATCAAAGGTTGTGTacgatggagagaagaggaagccTCTTCAGGTGACCCCTGAACTGTTCAGCACCTTTGCTAAG GAGAATCCTTTTGTGAATACGACATGGGATACGTGTTCTGTTGTTGGGAATGGGGGAATCCTAGCTAATAGCAGCTGCGGAGAGAGAATCGACTCCGCCCAGTTTGTTATCAG GTGTAACCTCCCTCCTCTGGAGAACGGCTATGAGAGAGACGTGGGCAACAAGACAGACCTGGTGACAGCTAATCCCAGCATCCTCATGGAGAA ATATGGGGGCCTGCAGGAGCGTCGTCGGCCCTTCGTGGAGAGCCTGCGTAGCTATGGCGACTCCCTGATGCTCTTGCCAGCCTTCTCGTACGGCCCCAACACGCCCGTGTCTCTGCGGGCCCTCTACACCATCCAGGACTTTGACAGCCCCTTGCGGCCCGTCTTCCTCAACCCAGAGTACCTACAGAGTCTGGCGCACTTCTGGCAGGGCCAGGGCCTGCGGACGGTACGCCTCAGCACAGGACTCATCGTGGCTAGCCTGGCGCTGGAGCTGTGCGCCAACGTGCATCTCTACGGGTTCTGGCCCTTTAATGAACACCCCCACCGACACCAGCCCCTCACCAACCATTACTACGACAACAGGCAGAGTAAGAAGACGGTGCACGCTATGCCCGCTGAGTTTGACCACCTGCTAAGACTCCACAGCCAGGGCGTGCTCAGGATACACCTGGGAGAGTGTGCGCCCGCGGCCAGGTAG
- the LOC139579294 gene encoding alpha-2,8-sialyltransferase 8F-like isoform X6, whose product MSSETVTEKVVERYSHSWKKQEDKFRNFRSLLSNRCHGLTKAMVTQANTPLGSKVVYDGEKRKPLQVTPELFSTFAKENPFVNTTWDTCSVVGNGGILANSSCGERIDSAQFVIRCNLPPLENGYERDVGNKTDLVTANPSILMEKYGGLQERRRPFVESLRSYGDSLMLLPAFSYGPNTPVSLRALYTIQDFDSPLRPVFLNPEYLQSLAHFWQGQGLRTVRLSTGLIVASLALELCANVHLYGFWPFNEHPHRHQPLTNHYYDNRQSKKTVHAMPAEFDHLLRLHSQGVLRIHLGECAPAAR is encoded by the exons TTACTGAAAAAGTGGTGGAGCGCTACTCTCACAGCTGGAAGAAGCAGGAGGACAAGTTCAGAAATTTCAG GTCTCTTCTGAGTAACAGATGTCATGGACTCACCAAGGCTATGGTGACACAGGCCAACACTCCTCTGGGATCAAAGGTTGTGTacgatggagagaagaggaagccTCTTCAGGTGACCCCTGAACTGTTCAGCACCTTTGCTAAG GAGAATCCTTTTGTGAATACGACATGGGATACGTGTTCTGTTGTTGGGAATGGGGGAATCCTAGCTAATAGCAGCTGCGGAGAGAGAATCGACTCCGCCCAGTTTGTTATCAG GTGTAACCTCCCTCCTCTGGAGAACGGCTATGAGAGAGACGTGGGCAACAAGACAGACCTGGTGACAGCTAATCCCAGCATCCTCATGGAGAA ATATGGGGGCCTGCAGGAGCGTCGTCGGCCCTTCGTGGAGAGCCTGCGTAGCTATGGCGACTCCCTGATGCTCTTGCCAGCCTTCTCGTACGGCCCCAACACGCCCGTGTCTCTGCGGGCCCTCTACACCATCCAGGACTTTGACAGCCCCTTGCGGCCCGTCTTCCTCAACCCAGAGTACCTACAGAGTCTGGCGCACTTCTGGCAGGGCCAGGGCCTGCGGACGGTACGCCTCAGCACAGGACTCATCGTGGCTAGCCTGGCGCTGGAGCTGTGCGCCAACGTGCATCTCTACGGGTTCTGGCCCTTTAATGAACACCCCCACCGACACCAGCCCCTCACCAACCATTACTACGACAACAGGCAGAGTAAGAAGACGGTGCACGCTATGCCCGCTGAGTTTGACCACCTGCTAAGACTCCACAGCCAGGGCGTGCTCAGGATACACCTGGGAGAGTGTGCGCCCGCGGCCAGGTAG